A genomic window from Silene latifolia isolate original U9 population chromosome 11, ASM4854445v1, whole genome shotgun sequence includes:
- the LOC141613782 gene encoding uncharacterized protein LOC141613782, producing the protein MPRRERAVEEFKVSELPDFTGGTDPKAYLEWERQIDRMFEFKNLDDEQCCKYVILKLRNGASLWYESFKTRRVRAGKAKITSWHVLKLKLRKRYVPTTHRLTTYRKITDLTQGRLSVLEYINKFENLPLMEDLVEDEDIRMARFLRGLNLNIAHVVELHNYSDFDTLCSMCLKVETQGKTKVTTTYGENGRNWKNENNSRASATGNTTEPKTISASSSAIKPPAAKENSYTQIRCFKCQGFGHFKNACPNQRTITLREAVECRDELF; encoded by the coding sequence ATGCCGAGACGAGAACGAGCCGTTGAAGAGTTCAAGGTCAGTGAACTACCCGACTTCACGGGAGGCACGGACCCCAAGGCTTATCTCGAATGGGAAAGACAAATAGATCGGATGTTTGAATTTAAGAATCTCGACGATGAACAATGCTGCAAGTACGTCATCTTAAAATTAAGGAATGGGGCTTCATTATGGTATGAAAGCTTTAAGACCAGGAGAGTTCGAGCCGGGAAAGCAAAGATAACATCATGGCACGTGCTTAAACTCAAATTACGGAAAAGATATGTCCCCACCACACATAGGCTCACGACCTATCGTAAGATCACCGATCTTACCCAAGGAAGGCTAAGTGTCCTAGAATAcatcaacaaatttgaaaatcTACCCTTGATGGAAGACTTGGTGGAGGATGAGGACATAAGAATGGCGCGGTTCCTACGCGGTCTAAACCTCAACATCGCCCACGTTGTTGAATTGCATAATTACTCAGATTTCGACACATTGTGTAGTATGTGTCTCAAAGTGGAGACACAAGGAAAGACGAAGGTGACGACCACCTATGGTGAGAATGGCCGGAATTGGAAGAATGAGAACAACTCAAGGGCAAGCGCAACGGGAAATACCACCGAACCCAAAACCATTTCCGCCTCCAGTTCTGCCATTAAACCACCCGCCGCAAAGGAAAATAGCTACACGCAGATTCGGTGTTTCAAATGCCAAGGGTTTGGGCATTTCAAAAACGCATGTCCGAATCAACGGACAATCACACTAAGAGAGGCCGTGGAGTGTCGTGACGAGTTGTTTTAG